The sequence AATAATTAGCAAGGGTCCCAAAACCCAATATGGGTTTAATCTTTTTTGAGGCTGTGAAGGTCCTTCAACTACTTCAGTACTGGGTAGACTAAAAGTTGGATCGTTTGGTTGTGTAGGATCACTTGGGCCTGTTGGTGGTGGTGATGCAGGGCGATCATTTCTTGCATCGTTGGTGTTACTGTTGACTCTTTCAGGAGGTTGTATATGTTGTGTTAATGCTTGAGCACTTGGTTGTGGTATATTGTCTTCATTATTTAGTGCTTCCCTTGCTTCTAAAACATTTCGGTTAGCTACATTAGTCTCATCATCAGGTTGTACTATTCTCCATTCTTCTGGTATTTGAATTTCATCACCAGACTGTTTGTCCAAAACTCTTCTTACTTTGGGAGGGAGACTATGATTCAATCTTCCTCTGTCTAATCTTTCGATGCCCATTTTGTTTCCTTATAATCGTCAATACTGTACTTGATTTATTTTTAAACGTGCCTAAAATAAGACTATTACTTAATTTATGAAAGAGAAAAAATATAATTTTTTTTTAATAATTTAACAAATAGAAGTTAATTAAATTACGTAGGATGTATTATTTTTTTCTTAAATAGCTATTTATAAGATACATGATCAGTCCACTAAAAGACTTAGATCCTTTTATCAGACATAAAAAATAAATTTAATTAGAGTTGAAAAAAGTACAAAGAATTTTTAGTAAAGATATAATCAATTTCTGTGGCCCATCAAATTTTAAAATATTCATGGCTAATAGCAACAGTTCCACTTGTAAGCTCATTGCTTATAATGTTGTTTTTTTATTTCTCAAGAAAAGTTAGTGCAGCTCTTTCAATTGGTGCTGTAGCATATGGATTAATTCATTCACTTTTTGTTTTATATTTTGTTTATTTAAATCCAGAGAGAACTTTGGAAATAAATTTCCCATGGATTAGTGCTGGTGAGTTTAAACTTTTTGTTGGTTATTTAATTGATCCACTTTGTGCAATGATGCTTGTACTTGTTTGTGTAGTTAGCTTTTTTGTACAAGTTTATACACATGGATATATGAAAGATGATCCTGGCTATAGTAAGTTTTATGCATATCTTTCCTTGTTTACTTTTTCAATGCTAGGTTTAGTGCTTTCAACAAATCTTTTTCAAAGTTATATTTTTTGGGAGTTAGTTGGAGTGTGTAGTTATTTACTTATTGGATTCTGGTGGGCTAGGCCAAAAGCAGCAAGTGCCTGTACAAAAGCTTTTATTGTAAATCGTATTGGTGATGCAGGTTTGCTTATTGGATTAATTATGCTTTATTTTTCTACTCAAACTTTTTGGCAGGATAAAGTAACCTTATCATTTAGTGAATTAAAAAATGCAATTGATTTTGCAGTTCATTTAAATATTTTGCCTGTAGTTGGAGTTATTAGTGTTACTACAATTGCGTTATTTGTTTTAATGGGACCAATAGCAAAATCTGCACAATTTCCTTTACATGTTTGGTTGCCTGATGCTATGGAAGGTCCTACCCCAATTTCAGCTTTAATCCATGCTGCAACAATGGTTGCTGCTGGTGTTTATTTAATAGCTAGAGCTTACCCACTTTATATAGCAGCACCACTTGCAATGGATACTGTTGCATGGGTTGGTGGAATCACTGCAATATTTTCAGCAACCATTGCTTTAAGTCAGTATGATATAAAAAGAACATTAGCATATTCTACCTGTTCCCAGCTTGGATACATGGTAATGGCATTAGGATTAGGTGCATATTCAGCAGGATTATTCCACCTCATGACACATGCATTTTTTAAAGCAATGCTTTTTTTATGTTCAGGTTCAGTAATAATTGCATGCCATCATGAGCAAGATATGAGGTACATGGGTGGTTTAAAAAAGTTTATGCCAATTACGTCCTTGACTTGTTTGATTGGTGTACTTGCAATTTCTGGATTCCCGTTTATGAGTGGGTTTTGGTCAAAAGATATGATTCTTGCAAGTGCATGGGAACATGACAAAATACTTTTTACAATTGGTTTACTTACTGCAGTGTTAACTGCATTTTATATGTTTAGACTATATTTCATGACTTTTAGTGGTGAGTATAAAGGTCATGCTCATCCACATGAAACTACTCCATCTATAACTATTCCATTAATAGGCCTGGCTATTCCTTCTGTACTTATTGGTCTAGTTGGTTCACCTTTGATTCCAGGTGGAGACAAGTTTTCATCTTTTATATCTTATGGAGTTTCTCATATCCATCATGAGTGGGGTCTTCAAATATTTTTAAAAGAGTTTTTAACTATACAAGACTTGTTACCTTTTATTGCGTTTATAGTTGGTAGTTTTTTTGCATGGCTAGTTTATAGAAAAGGTGTTTTAGTTAATGAGTTTATTAAAAAGAATTTAAGTTTTATTTATAATACTTCTTTTAACAAGTGGTATGTAGATGAAGTATATTTTTGGATCTTAGGCAAAATTATAATGCCTTCTTATCGTGTCTTGTGGGGTGTAATTGATAAGACAATTGTTGATGGGGTTTTTGTAAGTGGCTTTTGTAGTGTAACCTCATTAATTGGTAGTGGGTTACGTTATATGGAAACAGGTCGTGGACAGTTATATGCTTTAGTAATTTTTGGCTCTGTTTTGTTTTCACTTTTGTTTATGTTAACTAAGCTGAGGTAAGTTGATTGAAATGGAAAAACTAACTCAAATATTTTTACAGCATGCATTAACTACCATCGTTATTCTTCCTTTAATTGCAGTAGTTATTATTGCTTTTTTGCCAAGTAAAGAATCTCTCTGTAGACTTTTGTCCTTAATATTTTCATTAGATATTTTATTAAATGTTTTAGTTGTTATTTTTTCAAAATTTGATCCTTATTTAACAGCACTTCAATATGTTGAAAATTACAGATGGTTTGGAGATACGATAAGAATTAAGCTTGGGGTTGATGGTTTAAGTATTGCAATGGTACTCCTTATGGCAATATTACTTCCAGTAACAATTATTGCAAGTGAACCAATTGCAAAAGACAGGCCAAAACTTTACTATTCAATGTTAATGTTGCTTAGTACAAGTGTGTTTGGAGTTTTTGTAGCTCAGGATTTATTTTTATTTTTCTTGCTTTGGGAATTAGAGCTTATACCCATGTATTTTTTAATTGCAGTTTGGGGTGGACCAAATAAAAATTATGCAGCAATGAAATTTTTAATTTATACCTTTATTGCTGGTGTATGTATGTTTG comes from Candidatus Melainabacteria bacterium and encodes:
- the nuoL gene encoding NADH-quinone oxidoreductase subunit L; this translates as MSVAHQILKYSWLIATVPLVSSLLIMLFFYFSRKVSAALSIGAVAYGLIHSLFVLYFVYLNPERTLEINFPWISAGEFKLFVGYLIDPLCAMMLVLVCVVSFFVQVYTHGYMKDDPGYSKFYAYLSLFTFSMLGLVLSTNLFQSYIFWELVGVCSYLLIGFWWARPKAASACTKAFIVNRIGDAGLLIGLIMLYFSTQTFWQDKVTLSFSELKNAIDFAVHLNILPVVGVISVTTIALFVLMGPIAKSAQFPLHVWLPDAMEGPTPISALIHAATMVAAGVYLIARAYPLYIAAPLAMDTVAWVGGITAIFSATIALSQYDIKRTLAYSTCSQLGYMVMALGLGAYSAGLFHLMTHAFFKAMLFLCSGSVIIACHHEQDMRYMGGLKKFMPITSLTCLIGVLAISGFPFMSGFWSKDMILASAWEHDKILFTIGLLTAVLTAFYMFRLYFMTFSGEYKGHAHPHETTPSITIPLIGLAIPSVLIGLVGSPLIPGGDKFSSFISYGVSHIHHEWGLQIFLKEFLTIQDLLPFIAFIVGSFFAWLVYRKGVLVNEFIKKNLSFIYNTSFNKWYVDEVYFWILGKIIMPSYRVLWGVIDKTIVDGVFVSGFCSVTSLIGSGLRYMETGRGQLYALVIFGSVLFSLLFMLTKLR